The following proteins are co-located in the Rippkaea orientalis PCC 8801 genome:
- the psb27 gene encoding photosystem II protein Psb27 codes for MFIKSTLSRLLALVLVAVIALVGCANNSSGLTGNYTQDTLAVIETLTKAIDLPDDAADKTDVQTLAREQINDYISRYRRQSNSGGLRSFTTMQTALNALAGYYTAYGSRPLPEKLKKRLEQELKQAKIAVDRGL; via the coding sequence ATGTTTATAAAATCTACCTTATCTCGTCTTCTGGCTCTTGTTCTTGTGGCTGTTATTGCTTTGGTCGGTTGTGCTAACAATTCTAGCGGACTTACAGGTAATTATACTCAAGATACCCTAGCTGTTATTGAAACCTTGACTAAGGCGATTGATTTACCCGATGATGCAGCCGATAAAACCGACGTGCAAACCTTGGCGCGAGAGCAAATTAATGACTACATTTCTCGCTATCGTCGTCAAAGCAATTCTGGAGGACTGCGTTCATTTACCACCATGCAAACGGCTTTAAATGCCTTAGCAGGATACTATACTGCCTATGGTAGTCGTCCCCTTCCTGAAAAGTTGAAAAAGCGTTTAGAGCAAGAGCTTAAACAGGCAAAAATCGCGGTAGATCGGGGTCTTTAG
- a CDS encoding family 10 glycosylhydrolase has translation MKPRSQAQQLTKLLGGLLTIGTWLMTMGITPIVQATILNSCQVSPEEINAKETLRQQALKGNTTAQNNYQLFIQNHREKLRRCRSQSWPQEQAIWLRLYPCDVRPGSIESVLDRIINRGYNTVYVEVFADSQVLLPPADNPTPWDTVVRTQGAENVDLLAQAIQKGRERGLKVYAWLFTLNFGYAYAQRSDRQWVLARNGKGQDSTTFVHDRSQAFIDPYNQQAQADYSSLLQAVLKRRPDGILFDYVRYPRGTGTQSVVGTVKDLWIYSPASQQALYRRAFNNQGRVLLEKYVNRGYITVNDLKEVASLYPDEVTPLWQGRNPSATEAKESVQVRYQRLRSEIWHLAVAHAAQGVIEFVSSAASAVQRYGIPAGAVFFPDGNRIVGQKGFDSRLQAWDKFPAFLEFHPMAYGLCQDANCIVQQIKRVTSMAPSQSRIIPAIAGLWGQTQEKRPSLETQMTAIRAKVPQIQSISHFAFSWQEPQFDQGRRFCRFN, from the coding sequence GTGAAACCGCGATCGCAAGCTCAACAATTGACTAAACTACTAGGAGGACTATTAACCATTGGAACTTGGTTAATGACCATGGGGATCACTCCTATTGTACAAGCAACAATCCTTAATTCTTGTCAAGTTTCTCCCGAAGAAATCAACGCCAAAGAAACCCTACGACAACAAGCCTTAAAAGGGAATACAACCGCGCAAAATAACTATCAACTATTCATCCAAAACCATCGAGAAAAATTGCGTCGTTGCCGTTCCCAAAGCTGGCCGCAAGAACAAGCCATCTGGTTAAGATTATATCCCTGTGATGTGCGTCCAGGGTCAATTGAATCTGTCTTAGATCGGATTATTAATCGAGGCTATAATACCGTCTATGTCGAAGTGTTTGCCGATAGTCAAGTCCTTTTACCCCCCGCCGATAACCCGACCCCGTGGGACACTGTGGTGAGGACGCAGGGGGCAGAAAACGTCGATTTATTAGCCCAAGCCATCCAAAAAGGTCGAGAAAGAGGCTTAAAAGTCTATGCTTGGTTATTTACCCTCAATTTTGGTTATGCCTATGCCCAACGCAGCGATCGCCAATGGGTTTTAGCCCGCAACGGGAAAGGCCAAGATAGTACCACCTTTGTCCATGATCGCTCTCAAGCTTTTATTGACCCCTATAATCAACAAGCACAGGCAGATTATTCTAGCCTATTACAAGCAGTCCTTAAAAGACGACCTGATGGCATACTCTTCGATTATGTCCGTTATCCGAGGGGAACAGGAACCCAGTCTGTCGTCGGGACTGTCAAAGATTTATGGATTTATAGCCCCGCCTCTCAACAAGCCTTATATCGTCGCGCTTTTAATAATCAAGGGCGAGTTTTACTCGAAAAATACGTTAATCGTGGCTATATTACCGTTAATGACCTCAAAGAAGTGGCAAGTCTGTATCCTGATGAAGTAACCCCTCTTTGGCAAGGACGTAACCCCTCAGCAACAGAAGCCAAAGAGTCGGTACAAGTGCGGTATCAACGCTTAAGATCCGAAATCTGGCATCTAGCCGTTGCCCATGCTGCCCAAGGGGTGATTGAATTTGTCTCCTCGGCTGCTTCTGCGGTACAACGGTATGGCATCCCCGCCGGGGCAGTATTTTTCCCCGATGGCAATCGAATTGTCGGGCAAAAAGGGTTTGACTCGCGGTTGCAAGCATGGGATAAATTTCCCGCTTTTTTAGAATTTCATCCCATGGCCTACGGATTGTGTCAGGATGCTAATTGTATTGTTCAACAGATTAAACGAGTCACCAGCATGGCTCCATCCCAGTCAAGAATTATTCCGGCGATCGCAGGTTTATGGGGGCAAACCCAAGAAAAACGCCCATCCTTAGAAACCCAAATGACTGCCATTCGGGCAAAAGTTCCACAAATACAGTCTATTAGTCATTTTGCCTTTTCTTGGCAAGAACCCCAATTTGATCAAGGGCGAAGATTTTGTCGTTTCAATTAA
- a CDS encoding PEP-CTERM sorting domain-containing protein encodes MKLSPVKSAIVLGAASLSGIIGFTNVANAATFGFSFSNVNGPVGGTVEGTIELGDGDGTFAATSVIVTSAPAALGYTEPFDILANFTTVLSNTFTVTGGMINSAASSFAACSNGCTSPASGLLLNFPGVGTALSIQNTIFVTNGVLDSFNSTLSYSSTGAVPEPLTMLGAGAAVAFGGVFKKKLAAKKDNKKA; translated from the coding sequence ATGAAATTGTCCCCAGTTAAAAGCGCGATTGTCTTAGGTGCTGCTTCTTTGAGTGGTATCATTGGTTTTACCAATGTCGCTAATGCTGCTACTTTTGGCTTCTCTTTCAGTAATGTAAATGGTCCCGTTGGTGGTACCGTAGAAGGAACTATTGAATTAGGCGATGGCGATGGAACCTTTGCTGCCACTTCCGTTATCGTGACTTCTGCACCTGCTGCACTAGGATATACCGAGCCTTTTGATATTCTGGCAAATTTCACTACTGTACTGTCAAATACTTTCACTGTGACTGGAGGGATGATTAATAGTGCAGCTAGTAGCTTTGCAGCTTGTTCTAATGGTTGTACTTCTCCTGCTAGTGGTTTACTCTTGAATTTCCCAGGTGTTGGTACTGCCTTGAGTATACAAAACACTATCTTTGTTACAAATGGAGTTTTAGATTCATTTAATTCAACCCTTAGCTATTCAAGTACAGGTGCAGTTCCTGAGCCTTTAACCATGCTTGGTGCAGGTGCTGCTGTTGCTTTTGGTGGTGTATTTAAGAAAAAATTAGCTGCTAAAAAAGACAACAAAAAAGCCTAG
- the fumC gene encoding class II fumarate hydratase, protein MRTETDSMGPIEVPDNCYWGAQTQRSLHYFAIGEDIMPPEMIRAIGILKKAAAIVNCDLGKLPPDQAELIIKAADEVIRGELDDHFPLSIWQTGSGTQTNMNANEVIANRAIELAGGILGSKEPIHPNDHVNMSQSSNDTFPTAMHIAAVEEIHHHLLPMLTKLIDALAAKQEQFNHIVKIGRTHLMDAVPLTLGQEFSGYVSQLEKNRDRLYQILPDLCELAIGGTAVGTGLNTHPQFAQRMAKEIAKLTDFPFVCATNKFAALASHDAIVMASGALKTLAASLMKIANDIRWLGSGPRCGLGELILPANEPGSSIMPGKVNPTQCEAMTMVCAQVMGNDTAINIAGSQGNFELNVFKPMMIFNLLNSIELLGDACSSFTDHLVVGLEPNREQIEYYLTNSLMLVTALNPHLGYDRAAQVAKKAYTDKTSLQQACVELGFLTAEEFNFLVRPEAMARPFENEL, encoded by the coding sequence ATGCGAACTGAAACTGACAGCATGGGACCGATTGAAGTACCTGATAATTGTTATTGGGGAGCACAAACACAGCGATCGCTCCATTATTTTGCCATTGGTGAAGATATTATGCCCCCCGAAATGATTCGGGCGATCGGTATCCTAAAAAAAGCCGCCGCGATCGTTAATTGTGATTTAGGAAAATTGCCTCCTGATCAAGCAGAACTCATCATAAAAGCAGCCGATGAAGTGATTAGGGGAGAGCTAGATGATCACTTTCCTCTGAGTATTTGGCAAACGGGAAGTGGCACTCAAACTAATATGAATGCTAATGAAGTGATCGCTAACCGAGCCATTGAATTAGCGGGGGGAATATTGGGAAGTAAAGAGCCCATTCATCCCAATGATCATGTCAATATGTCTCAATCTTCTAATGATACTTTTCCCACGGCAATGCACATCGCTGCGGTAGAAGAAATTCACCATCATTTATTACCGATGCTGACGAAGTTAATTGATGCTTTGGCAGCTAAACAAGAGCAGTTTAATCATATTGTTAAAATTGGTAGAACTCACCTCATGGACGCAGTTCCGTTGACGTTAGGACAGGAATTTTCAGGGTATGTTTCTCAACTGGAAAAAAACCGCGATCGCCTCTACCAAATTTTACCCGATCTGTGTGAATTAGCCATCGGCGGAACGGCTGTTGGAACGGGGTTAAATACCCATCCCCAGTTTGCGCAACGGATGGCCAAAGAGATAGCTAAACTAACAGATTTTCCCTTTGTTTGTGCTACTAATAAATTTGCCGCTTTAGCCTCCCATGATGCAATTGTTATGGCCAGTGGTGCCCTTAAAACCTTGGCTGCTTCTTTGATGAAAATTGCTAATGATATTCGCTGGTTGGGATCGGGACCCCGTTGTGGGTTAGGAGAGTTAATTTTACCCGCTAATGAACCCGGATCTTCAATTATGCCAGGTAAAGTTAATCCGACGCAATGTGAAGCTATGACCATGGTTTGTGCTCAGGTGATGGGGAATGATACGGCGATTAATATTGCGGGAAGTCAAGGCAATTTTGAGCTTAATGTTTTTAAACCAATGATGATTTTTAATTTGCTTAATTCCATTGAATTATTAGGCGATGCTTGTTCTTCTTTTACCGATCATTTAGTCGTGGGACTTGAACCCAATCGAGAACAAATTGAATATTACTTGACGAATTCTTTGATGTTAGTGACTGCTTTGAACCCCCATCTTGGCTATGATCGTGCTGCCCAAGTTGCTAAAAAAGCTTATACTGATAAAACCAGTCTACAACAGGCTTGTGTTGAGTTAGGTTTTCTCACTGCTGAGGAATTTAACTTCTTAGTTCGTCCTGAAGCCATGGCTCGTCCCTTTGAGAATGAACTGTAA
- a CDS encoding single-stranded DNA-binding protein → MNSCVLMAKVIRSPELRYTQENQTAVAQMLVEFEGRRPEEATATLKVVGWGNLATQMQENYKEGDRVIIEGRLSINSFDRPEGFKEKRAELVASHIYVIDGMLSSPVSSESQNNVVSMDSFKSSSSYDQDKPMKTPMTPVVSSPPSTSTSVDENLDDIPF, encoded by the coding sequence ATGAATAGTTGTGTTTTAATGGCTAAAGTCATTCGCTCTCCAGAGTTACGCTATACCCAAGAAAATCAAACGGCCGTGGCTCAAATGTTAGTGGAATTTGAAGGCCGACGACCCGAAGAGGCCACAGCCACTTTAAAGGTGGTTGGATGGGGCAATTTAGCAACGCAAATGCAGGAGAATTATAAAGAAGGCGATCGCGTCATTATTGAAGGCCGTTTATCAATAAATAGCTTTGATCGTCCCGAAGGATTTAAAGAAAAACGCGCTGAGTTGGTCGCTTCCCACATTTATGTCATAGACGGAATGCTGAGTTCTCCCGTCTCTTCAGAGTCTCAAAATAATGTGGTCTCCATGGATAGTTTTAAGTCGAGTTCCAGTTACGATCAAGACAAACCGATGAAAACTCCCATGACTCCGGTGGTGAGTTCTCCCCCAAGCACTTCGACTTCAGTAGACGAAAATTTGGATGATATTCCTTTCTAA
- a CDS encoding type II toxin-antitoxin system PemK/MazF family toxin, producing MPKGNLTYQRGEIRWVRLDPTVGAEAKKTRSCLIVQNDIMNQYGLLTIVMPLRPGNKQAPYAVNIQASSANGLDQDRFIDVGQIRAVDGQRVLGLLGILEENYWQLIQRALQLVLGFSL from the coding sequence ATGCCGAAGGGTAATTTAACCTATCAAAGAGGAGAGATTCGTTGGGTTAGACTCGATCCAACTGTTGGGGCCGAAGCAAAAAAAACGCGCTCTTGCTTGATTGTACAAAATGATATCATGAACCAGTATGGACTATTAACAATTGTGATGCCCTTAAGACCTGGCAATAAACAAGCTCCCTATGCAGTTAATATTCAAGCTAGTAGTGCTAACGGGTTAGATCAGGATCGCTTTATCGATGTGGGTCAGATACGAGCAGTAGATGGGCAACGAGTGTTAGGTTTATTAGGTATTCTAGAAGAAAATTACTGGCAACTAATTCAAAGAGCCTTACAATTAGTGCTTGGGTTTTCACTGTAA
- a CDS encoding cell division protein SepF produces MTQMPRIDWSAAQGSPSEVVVKTIHCLEETRQALQLVQDRKTVVLILDRLTDNHAQRVVDWMAGGTCAIDGQTFWIGEKTFMFVPNQVKIESKRPSPLPVSPCLKTG; encoded by the coding sequence ATGACTCAAATGCCTCGAATTGATTGGTCTGCTGCTCAAGGTTCTCCCAGCGAAGTGGTTGTTAAAACGATTCATTGTCTAGAAGAAACCCGTCAAGCCTTACAATTGGTTCAAGACCGCAAAACAGTCGTTTTGATTCTTGACCGATTAACCGACAATCACGCTCAACGAGTTGTGGACTGGATGGCGGGAGGAACCTGTGCCATTGATGGTCAAACCTTTTGGATTGGCGAAAAAACCTTTATGTTTGTCCCCAATCAAGTTAAAATTGAATCTAAGCGTCCTTCTCCTTTACCAGTCTCCCCATGTTTAAAAACGGGTTAG
- a CDS encoding DUF29 domain-containing protein yields the protein MPTSYDSDLTAWAKETAQLLRERHWNAIDWEHLIEEVEDLGKSERSAIASQMERIMVHLLKWQYQPQRRSDSWLDSINDGRSQIRRKLEDSPSLQGYPQQVLAKEYARARRETARQTRLAIDIFPEGCPYLIEQVIEDWLPDQDID from the coding sequence ATGCCGACTAGCTATGATAGCGATTTAACAGCTTGGGCAAAGGAAACGGCTCAACTTTTGCGAGAACGCCATTGGAATGCCATAGATTGGGAGCATCTGATTGAAGAGGTGGAGGATTTGGGGAAAAGTGAACGTAGTGCGATCGCCTCTCAAATGGAACGAATCATGGTGCATCTGCTTAAGTGGCAATATCAGCCTCAACGTCGCTCTGATAGTTGGCTAGACTCTATTAATGATGGACGTTCCCAAATTCGTCGCAAACTTGAGGATAGTCCCAGTTTACAGGGTTATCCTCAGCAGGTTTTAGCCAAGGAATATGCGAGAGCTCGTCGGGAAACCGCTAGACAAACTCGTTTGGCGATCGATATTTTTCCTGAAGGGTGTCCTTATCTGATTGAACAGGTAATTGAGGATTGGTTGCCTGATCAAGATATTGATTAG
- a CDS encoding ribbon-helix-helix domain-containing protein, translated as MKSLYNIDVILTCHIMGKQKIAVTLDEDLVSFLDLVAKGNRSEYLNNLLTEHHSKVLKAQLIAALQEDAKDLDYQQQIRDWDSVVGDGIDAEG; from the coding sequence GTGAAAAGTTTGTATAATATTGATGTCATACTAACTTGTCATATTATGGGTAAACAAAAAATTGCTGTGACCCTCGATGAAGACTTGGTAAGTTTCTTAGATCTTGTAGCAAAAGGAAATCGTAGTGAATATCTTAATAATCTTCTGACAGAACACCACTCCAAGGTTCTAAAAGCTCAATTAATAGCAGCTTTGCAAGAAGATGCTAAAGATTTAGATTATCAACAACAGATAAGAGACTGGGACTCAGTAGTCGGAGATGGAATAGATGCCGAAGGGTAA
- a CDS encoding ABC transporter substrate-binding protein, whose translation MSNFFPKFPLKSPLALALAMTFSTSLLAGCGGGQQEASNTPSPDGSPTAEGEGLKLGSLLPITGDLSSIGQNMPVAVKFAVDEINACQGVNGKPVTLITEDDQTDPTAGASAMTKLAEVDKVAGVVGAFASSVSSAAVPIAVKNKVMMISPGSTSPIFTEQAKAGEFQGFWARTAPPDTYQAQALAALATKKGFKNVGTVVINNDYGVGFEQQFVSAFEKAGGKITDKEKPVRYDPKAATLDSEAAAAFAGKPNAVAAVLYAETGSLLLQAAYKQGLTEGVTVLLTDGVYSEDFVKQVGQTPDGKSILTGALGTVPGANGQALEAFTTKWKEKTGKEITAFVPHSWDATILLMLAAEAAKANTGEAIQSKLREVANAPGTEVTDPCEAMELVRKGEDINYQGASGNVDIDENGDVVGSYDVWTVKEDGKTEVIDKVSPAQ comes from the coding sequence ATGAGCAACTTTTTCCCAAAATTTCCTTTAAAATCTCCCCTAGCGTTAGCGTTAGCCATGACTTTTAGTACCAGTTTATTGGCCGGTTGTGGTGGAGGACAACAAGAAGCCAGTAATACCCCTTCCCCCGATGGGAGTCCCACAGCCGAAGGAGAAGGCTTAAAACTCGGTTCATTACTCCCAATAACCGGAGATTTATCCTCTATTGGGCAGAATATGCCCGTAGCTGTTAAATTTGCTGTTGATGAAATTAACGCTTGTCAGGGGGTCAACGGCAAACCTGTTACCCTGATTACCGAAGATGACCAAACTGATCCGACCGCAGGGGCTTCGGCCATGACCAAATTGGCAGAAGTCGATAAAGTAGCCGGGGTTGTGGGGGCTTTTGCTAGTAGCGTTTCCAGTGCTGCTGTCCCCATTGCGGTGAAAAATAAAGTGATGATGATTTCTCCAGGGAGTACCAGTCCTATCTTTACAGAACAGGCTAAAGCGGGAGAATTTCAAGGGTTTTGGGCTAGAACGGCTCCCCCTGATACCTATCAGGCTCAAGCGTTGGCAGCCTTAGCCACTAAAAAAGGCTTTAAGAACGTAGGAACCGTGGTCATTAATAATGACTATGGGGTGGGTTTTGAACAACAATTTGTCAGCGCGTTTGAAAAAGCGGGGGGCAAAATCACTGATAAGGAGAAGCCTGTGCGCTATGATCCTAAAGCGGCAACCCTCGATAGTGAAGCCGCGGCCGCTTTTGCAGGTAAACCCAATGCCGTAGCCGCCGTACTCTACGCTGAGACGGGAAGCCTTTTGCTACAAGCTGCCTATAAGCAAGGGTTAACCGAAGGAGTGACGGTTCTGTTGACCGATGGGGTGTATTCAGAAGATTTTGTTAAACAGGTGGGACAGACTCCCGATGGGAAGTCTATTTTAACTGGGGCTTTAGGAACGGTTCCTGGGGCTAATGGCCAAGCTTTAGAAGCATTTACGACCAAATGGAAGGAAAAAACGGGTAAGGAGATTACAGCGTTTGTTCCCCATAGTTGGGATGCAACTATCCTCTTAATGTTAGCAGCCGAAGCTGCTAAGGCCAATACAGGAGAGGCCATTCAAAGTAAACTCCGAGAAGTGGCTAATGCGCCGGGAACGGAGGTAACTGACCCCTGTGAAGCAATGGAGTTAGTCCGTAAGGGAGAAGATATTAACTATCAAGGGGCTAGTGGTAACGTGGATATTGATGAAAATGGGGATGTTGTAGGTAGTTATGATGTTTGGACAGTCAAAGAAGATGGCAAGACCGAAGTGATTGATAAAGTCAGTCCGGCTCAATAA
- a CDS encoding AAA family ATPase: MKLISIKLCNFRQFYGKTPEIILASGEKNTTIIHGNNGAGKTTILNTFTWVLYERFTAAFASPNLLINKRAINEAQIGASVECWAEIYFEHQNKRYQVKRKCYAYRDPDDTIQYSKTQFLMSVAEADGRWFPPMEHPEDIVNRILPESLHQYFFFDGEHIEHIFRSNEKSNIADDTKELLGVKVLDRAIEHLKKVTKTLENELEIIGNVETKTLLKEQEKLEKERDNLIAKKQENIQQLVLLESNKKESSKRLLELGGTEELKQTKETLEKQEKFLQSNLVEAKKNLKSLISSRGYMIFLNDIIPQFNALINDLRQRGELPSGIKQQFVQQLLDRKQCICGNELREDTLAYQQVKDWMNKAGIAQVEEAAIRLESQVNEIDNQVVDFWLNVDREQDIINQSLTELSRVERELDSIKDKFRHYPNEDIKALQQQLDKTDELIREFHVEQGAIQQQINSLDKQIEEISKQLVKHQHKQDKQTLAKRRIAATQEARERFIEVRNRLEKQFRLSLEKRVQEIFNSISFTPYIPRLKPNYELTLVENTSGIAVPVAASTGENQILSLSFIGGIIDRVREWSQKNTLVGLDSSTFPIVMDSPFGSLDEIYRRQVAKSLPQLANQLVILVTKTQWRGEVEEETKNYIGKEYILVYHSPKPDCEQDSIELNGINYPLVKPSPNQFEYTEIIEVIREDKQPN; the protein is encoded by the coding sequence ATGAAACTTATCTCCATTAAGCTTTGTAATTTCCGACAATTTTATGGTAAAACTCCAGAAATTATTTTAGCGTCTGGGGAGAAAAATACAACGATTATTCATGGGAATAATGGAGCCGGAAAAACAACAATATTAAATACTTTTACTTGGGTATTATATGAAAGATTTACGGCTGCTTTTGCTTCCCCCAATTTATTAATTAATAAACGCGCTATTAATGAAGCGCAAATAGGCGCATCGGTGGAATGTTGGGCAGAAATTTATTTTGAACATCAAAATAAACGCTATCAAGTGAAACGCAAATGTTATGCCTATCGAGATCCAGATGATACCATTCAATATAGCAAAACTCAGTTTTTAATGTCGGTGGCTGAAGCCGATGGACGATGGTTTCCCCCCATGGAACACCCCGAAGATATTGTGAATCGAATTTTACCTGAAAGTTTACATCAATATTTCTTTTTTGATGGGGAACATATTGAACATATCTTCCGTTCTAACGAAAAAAGTAATATCGCTGATGATACGAAAGAATTATTAGGAGTTAAAGTTTTAGATCGGGCGATAGAGCATTTAAAAAAAGTGACTAAAACTTTGGAAAATGAATTAGAAATTATTGGCAATGTCGAAACAAAAACATTATTGAAAGAACAAGAAAAATTAGAAAAAGAACGAGATAATTTAATTGCAAAAAAACAGGAAAACATACAGCAATTAGTGTTATTAGAAAGTAATAAAAAAGAATCGTCAAAACGATTATTAGAATTAGGTGGTACTGAGGAATTAAAACAAACAAAAGAAACCCTGGAAAAACAAGAAAAGTTCCTGCAAAGTAATTTAGTAGAAGCCAAGAAAAATCTAAAGTCCTTGATTTCTAGTCGTGGTTATATGATTTTTCTTAATGATATTATCCCTCAGTTTAATGCCTTAATTAATGATTTACGTCAACGAGGGGAATTACCCAGTGGTATTAAGCAACAATTTGTGCAACAATTGTTAGATAGAAAACAGTGTATTTGTGGCAATGAATTACGAGAAGATACTCTCGCTTATCAGCAAGTTAAAGACTGGATGAATAAAGCAGGAATCGCTCAAGTAGAAGAAGCGGCTATTCGCTTAGAATCTCAAGTTAATGAAATTGATAACCAAGTTGTTGATTTTTGGTTAAATGTGGATCGAGAACAGGATATTATTAATCAATCCCTTACGGAATTATCAAGAGTTGAAAGAGAATTAGATAGCATTAAAGATAAATTTCGTCACTATCCCAATGAAGATATCAAAGCCTTACAACAACAATTAGATAAAACCGATGAATTAATCCGAGAATTTCACGTAGAACAAGGAGCAATTCAACAGCAAATTAATAGTTTAGACAAACAGATTGAAGAAATTAGTAAACAACTCGTTAAACATCAACACAAACAAGACAAACAAACCTTAGCTAAACGAAGAATTGCAGCTACTCAAGAAGCTAGGGAACGATTCATTGAAGTCAGAAATCGGTTAGAAAAACAGTTCCGTCTTTCCCTAGAAAAACGGGTTCAAGAGATTTTTAATTCCATTTCTTTTACCCCTTATATTCCTCGCTTAAAACCTAACTACGAATTAACCTTAGTGGAAAATACATCAGGAATTGCCGTTCCCGTTGCTGCTTCAACGGGAGAAAATCAAATCTTGAGTTTATCCTTTATTGGTGGTATTATTGATAGGGTAAGGGAATGGAGTCAAAAAAATACCCTAGTAGGTCTTGATAGTAGCACCTTTCCCATTGTGATGGATTCTCCTTTTGGTAGTCTTGATGAAATTTATCGCCGACAAGTCGCTAAATCTCTTCCCCAATTAGCCAATCAATTAGTTATTTTAGTCACGAAAACACAATGGCGTGGCGAAGTTGAAGAAGAAACGAAAAACTATATTGGGAAAGAATATATTTTAGTATATCATTCCCCTAAACCTGATTGTGAGCAAGATTCAATCGAGTTAAATGGGATTAATTATCCCCTCGTTAAACCCAGTCCTAACCAATTTGAATATACTGAAATTATAGAAGTCATTAGGGAAGATAAACAACCCAATTAA
- the psaK gene encoding photosystem I reaction center subunit PsaK — protein MSSTLLLAAASVPTTIAWSPKVAFVMIVANIVAIAIGKLTIAQPSTGTALPSPAMFGGMGLGALLGTTSLGHILGVGLILGLANAGVL, from the coding sequence ATGTCTTCTACTTTATTGTTAGCGGCTGCCTCTGTTCCCACGACGATCGCCTGGAGTCCTAAAGTCGCCTTTGTGATGATTGTCGCTAATATTGTGGCGATCGCTATTGGTAAATTGACCATCGCTCAACCGAGTACGGGAACGGCTTTACCCTCTCCTGCTATGTTCGGGGGTATGGGACTGGGTGCGCTTCTGGGAACCACCAGCTTAGGGCACATTTTAGGCGTTGGCCTCATTTTAGGTCTCGCTAACGCGGGCGTGTTGTAA
- a CDS encoding hydrogenase small subunit: MANVLWLQGGACSGNTISFLNAEEPTIVDLITDFGINVLWHPSLGLELGDSLQQLLRDCVSGKIAVDILVFEGSVVNAPHGTGEWNRFAGRPMKDWLADLSKIAGFVVAVGDCATYGGIPAMEPNPSESIGVQFLKRKEGGFLGADYRSQAGLPVINIPGCPAHPDWISQILVAVATGRVGDITLDEFHRPETFFKSFTQTGCTRNMHFSYKATTQDFGQRTGCLFYDMGCRGPMTHSSCNRILWNRVSSKTRAGMPCLGCTEPEFPFHDLKPGTVFKTQTVMGVPKELPPGVNKKDYALLTVVAKDASPSWTNDDMFTV, from the coding sequence ATGGCTAATGTTCTTTGGCTACAAGGTGGTGCTTGCAGTGGGAATACCATATCATTCCTGAATGCAGAAGAGCCCACCATTGTTGATTTGATTACGGATTTTGGTATTAATGTTCTCTGGCATCCATCCCTCGGACTGGAATTGGGAGACAGCTTACAGCAACTCCTAAGAGACTGTGTTAGTGGCAAAATTGCCGTTGATATCCTGGTTTTTGAAGGAAGTGTGGTTAATGCACCCCATGGAACCGGAGAATGGAATCGGTTTGCTGGCCGTCCCATGAAAGACTGGTTAGCGGACTTATCCAAAATTGCCGGGTTCGTTGTGGCTGTAGGAGACTGTGCCACCTACGGGGGTATTCCAGCGATGGAACCTAACCCCAGTGAGTCCATTGGAGTACAATTCCTTAAACGCAAAGAAGGAGGCTTTTTAGGGGCAGATTACCGTTCCCAAGCGGGACTCCCTGTCATTAATATACCCGGTTGTCCGGCGCATCCTGACTGGATTAGTCAAATTTTAGTCGCGGTAGCTACGGGACGGGTAGGAGACATCACCCTTGATGAGTTTCACCGTCCTGAAACCTTCTTCAAGTCCTTTACCCAGACGGGTTGTACTCGCAATATGCACTTTAGCTATAAAGCGACAACTCAGGACTTTGGACAGCGTACGGGATGTCTCTTCTATGATATGGGCTGTCGTGGTCCGATGACCCATTCTTCGTGTAATAGAATCCTCTGGAACCGAGTTTCGTCCAAAACTCGCGCGGGAATGCCCTGTTTAGGCTGTACTGAACCGGAATTTCCCTTCCATGATCTTAAACCAGGAACTGTCTTTAAGACCCAAACGGTGATGGGTGTTCCTAAAGAATTACCCCCAGGGGTCAACAAAAAAGATTATGCCTTATTAACGGTTGTTGCTAAAGATGCCAGTCCATCTTGGACAAACGATGATATGTTCACCGTCTAA